In Magnolia sinica isolate HGM2019 chromosome 12, MsV1, whole genome shotgun sequence, a single genomic region encodes these proteins:
- the LOC131221893 gene encoding F-box protein At4g09920-like isoform X1 yields MEKSDDRISKLPDDILHSILSMMPMKFIIRTSILSRRWRNLWKPIWAYATALDLGAEFASGQTPEEFVATVNRYLQLHKGKEVRIFRLPHIPCNPLDAEKWVEFAVAKRVKKLDIDFCKPFKGSKLCKLPNSLFTCDSITHLKLSRCDFSPLLNFKGCPYLKTLHLSDVTVTDALFESMISNCPLMEELILKHCHDLTHIKVSPPDLPLKSLIVEFCWDVDEIEIFAPNLRSFCFSGDFIPMYFKNISSLVDVLLKGICMEDHYIGKDCITVLHHLEHVKILTLFSGSLEYVGLVEEYTPEDLPLRFHNLLELQLVLEWFGWSYLPSIYSFFENCLCPNLMMLFIYFPPIDDPSQSDYQSEELLAEDTPDIVFDNLKVTKMNGFTGLKDEMLLVKFFLENAIGLEHLVLAAPQKAVCDVAKDSALECKSDFASTRILHRNQLKLSESADTSLDRLCERLFILVKASSSDARILICDYSEVNDVLFPRHKYSDFHGLLIPRFT; encoded by the exons ATGGAGAAAAGCGATGACAGAATCAGCAAACTACCCGATGACATCCTTCATTCCATCCTTTCCATGATGCCGATGAAATTCATCATAAGAACAAGCATTCTCTCAAGGAGATGGAGAAACTTGTGGAAACCCATCTGGGCTTATGCCACTGCTCTCGATTTGGGTGCTGAGTTCGCGTCTGGCCAAACTCCAGAAGAATTCGTGGCTACTGTTAATCGATATCTACAACTCCACAAAGGCAAGGAGGTCCGGATTTTTCGGCTCCCACACATTCCATGCAATCCGTTAGATGCTGAGAAATGGGTTGAATTCGCAGTAGCAAAAAGAGTAAAGAAGCTTGACATCGACTTCTGTAAACCTTTTAAGGGAAGTAAGCTTTGTAAATTGCCAAACTCCCTCTTTACTTGTGATTCTATAACTCATTTAAAATTGAGTCGCTGTGATTTCAGCCCGCTTTTGAATTTCAAAGGTTGCCCTTACCTCAAAACCCTCCACCTAAGCGATGTTACAGTTACAGATGCCCTGTTTGAAAGCATGATTTCAAATTGTCCTCTTATGGAGGAATTGATTTTAAAGCATTGTCATGATCTGACTCATATCAAGGTCTCCCCTCCGGATCTTCCACTTAAGAGTTTGATAGTTGAATTCTGTTGGGATGTCGATGAGATTGAGATTTTTGCTCCGAACCTCCGATCATTCTGTTTCTCTGGTGATTTTATTCCTATGTATTTCAAGAACATTTCGAGTTTGGTGGATGTCCTTCTTAAAGGCATATGTATGGAGGATCACTATATTGGGAAAGATTGTATCACTGTTTTGCACCATCTTGAACATGTTAAGATTCTGACATTGTTTTCTGGCTCGCTTGAG TATGTAGGTTTAGTAGAGGAATACACACCCGAGGATTTGCCCCTTAGATTCCACAATTTGCTGGAACTGCAGCTAGTGTTGGAATGGTTTGGTTGGAGCTATCTGCCCAGCATCTATAGCTTCTTCGAAAACTGTCTATGCCCTAATCTAATGATGCTTTTCATTTAT TTTCCACCCATTGACGACCCCTCACAAAGTGACTACCAGTCCGAGGAACTGCTGGCAGAGGATACTCCGGACATTGTGTTTGATAATCTGAAGGTGACAAAAATGAATGGCTTTACAGGACTCAAGGATGAAATGCTGTTGGTGAAATTTTTCTTAGAGAATGCTATTGGACTAGAGCATTTGGTTTTGGCAGCTCCTCAGAAAGCTGTCTGTGACGTTGCGAAGGATTCTGCATTGGAGTGTAAATCTGACTTTGCATCAACGCGTATTCTTCACAGGAATCAATTGAAGTTGTCTGAATCCGCTGACACGTCATTGGATCGTCTTTGTGAACGGTTATTTATCTTAGTAAAGGCATCATCATCAGATGCTCGGATATTAATATGTGATTATTCGGAGGTCAATGATGTTTTATTCCCCAGACATAAATATTCGGACTTCCATGGCCTTTTAATCCCCAGATTTACTTGA
- the LOC131221893 gene encoding F-box protein At4g09920-like isoform X2 — MEKSDDRISKLPDDILHSILSMMPMKFIIRTSILSRRWRNLWKPIWAYATALDLGAEFASGQTPEEFVATVNRYLQLHKGKEVRIFRLPHIPCNPLDAEKWVEFAVAKRVKKLDIDFCKPFKGSKLCKLPNSLFTCDSITHLKLSRCDFSPLLNFKGCPYLKTLHLSDVTVTDALFESMISNCPLMEELILKHCHDLTHIKVSPPDLPLKSLIVEFCWDVDEIEIFAPNLRSFCFSGDFIPMYFKNISSLVDVLLKGICMEDHYIGKDCITVLHHLEHVKILTLFSGSLEFPPIDDPSQSDYQSEELLAEDTPDIVFDNLKVTKMNGFTGLKDEMLLVKFFLENAIGLEHLVLAAPQKAVCDVAKDSALECKSDFASTRILHRNQLKLSESADTSLDRLCERLFILVKASSSDARILICDYSEVNDVLFPRHKYSDFHGLLIPRFT, encoded by the exons ATGGAGAAAAGCGATGACAGAATCAGCAAACTACCCGATGACATCCTTCATTCCATCCTTTCCATGATGCCGATGAAATTCATCATAAGAACAAGCATTCTCTCAAGGAGATGGAGAAACTTGTGGAAACCCATCTGGGCTTATGCCACTGCTCTCGATTTGGGTGCTGAGTTCGCGTCTGGCCAAACTCCAGAAGAATTCGTGGCTACTGTTAATCGATATCTACAACTCCACAAAGGCAAGGAGGTCCGGATTTTTCGGCTCCCACACATTCCATGCAATCCGTTAGATGCTGAGAAATGGGTTGAATTCGCAGTAGCAAAAAGAGTAAAGAAGCTTGACATCGACTTCTGTAAACCTTTTAAGGGAAGTAAGCTTTGTAAATTGCCAAACTCCCTCTTTACTTGTGATTCTATAACTCATTTAAAATTGAGTCGCTGTGATTTCAGCCCGCTTTTGAATTTCAAAGGTTGCCCTTACCTCAAAACCCTCCACCTAAGCGATGTTACAGTTACAGATGCCCTGTTTGAAAGCATGATTTCAAATTGTCCTCTTATGGAGGAATTGATTTTAAAGCATTGTCATGATCTGACTCATATCAAGGTCTCCCCTCCGGATCTTCCACTTAAGAGTTTGATAGTTGAATTCTGTTGGGATGTCGATGAGATTGAGATTTTTGCTCCGAACCTCCGATCATTCTGTTTCTCTGGTGATTTTATTCCTATGTATTTCAAGAACATTTCGAGTTTGGTGGATGTCCTTCTTAAAGGCATATGTATGGAGGATCACTATATTGGGAAAGATTGTATCACTGTTTTGCACCATCTTGAACATGTTAAGATTCTGACATTGTTTTCTGGCTCGCTTGAG TTTCCACCCATTGACGACCCCTCACAAAGTGACTACCAGTCCGAGGAACTGCTGGCAGAGGATACTCCGGACATTGTGTTTGATAATCTGAAGGTGACAAAAATGAATGGCTTTACAGGACTCAAGGATGAAATGCTGTTGGTGAAATTTTTCTTAGAGAATGCTATTGGACTAGAGCATTTGGTTTTGGCAGCTCCTCAGAAAGCTGTCTGTGACGTTGCGAAGGATTCTGCATTGGAGTGTAAATCTGACTTTGCATCAACGCGTATTCTTCACAGGAATCAATTGAAGTTGTCTGAATCCGCTGACACGTCATTGGATCGTCTTTGTGAACGGTTATTTATCTTAGTAAAGGCATCATCATCAGATGCTCGGATATTAATATGTGATTATTCGGAGGTCAATGATGTTTTATTCCCCAGACATAAATATTCGGACTTCCATGGCCTTTTAATCCCCAGATTTACTTGA